The Gopherus flavomarginatus isolate rGopFla2 chromosome 16, rGopFla2.mat.asm, whole genome shotgun sequence genomic sequence AGTCCGTGCTGGGCGGGTTCTGCTCGAGCTGCCGCAGGGCTCTCTGGCGCTGGAAGTAGCGGTAAGCTCTGGCGCTGCAGAGGTAGCCCCCGTAGACGGTCAGCAGCATCATGGAGCCGGAGAAGGCCTTGTACCCAGCGTCCGCGAGCTGCCTGGCGGAGACCATCCTCGGCCCCTGGGACACACAAGGCGGGTCTCGGTCACGGGCCCGCGGGACCCCGGCGGGCAGGGAGCCCGTGACGGCCCCGGCCCCGCAGCAGCCCGGGCTGCCAACGGCCGCGGGCCCCCGAGGGGCGGACACGGACCGCggcttcccccgccccccgccacgAGCCGCAGGGCGGGGCCAGCCCCCGCGCGCCCCTCACCTGCTGCCGGGGGCGCCTCAGAGACGCGGGGGTCGGTTGCTGTTCCGGGTCGGACTCCTCGCGCTCACCCCGCCCTCAGCCCGTGGCCTTTCCCAAGAGGAGGCGCCCTTCCGGTCACGTGTTCCGAGCCTGGCGGCGGAAGTCAGATGCCGTAGCGCTGCATGCTGGGGGCTGTAGTCTCTATGCGTGTCCGCCCCCTCAccctgggcggggggcggagcaGACGGGGCGGCACGAGCGGCAGCCAATGACGGTGGGGGGGCCCCGCCCCCGCGCGTGTCTCTGCGCTGGTCATTAGCCGAGCCTGCACCGGGGCGCCTGGCACGTGACCTGCCGCGTGCGAGCCagtgaaccaaactgtaaccccGCCCCCGAGGAAACTACGTCACGCGGGGGGGTGCGGGCAACGGCAGCGCCTCCAGGTCTAGCGCCTGCAGCCCGCGCCCCCCCCGCTATTTATAGCCGCGCTGAGCCCGCCGCCCCCTCGCTCGGGCTATTTGATCCAGCTGGAGCCCGGCGCCAGCCGGGGGGGGAATCGCCTCCAAactgcccccccccgcaccagGCTCCGCTGCTGCTCTAGGCGGGGGCGGAACTCGCAGCCGGCggtgccctgggctccccgccgccccgCGGAACCTGGCCGGTGCGCGTGAGCTTGTCtgtgctccaggcaccagcggctCCGGTTGGGCTTTCAGCTTCGGCTGCCCCAGCTCCCCGTAGGGAGTCAGGCCCTTTATCCGGCCAGCGCTGCGCTGCTCTGCAGCACCTCTCCACGTGCTCTCTCCGCTCCCCGCGCCCACCCGTCTCTCCCGTGCAGGCGTGTCCCGTGCTGTCCCTGGGCCTGCAACCCTCCCATGTCAGCTGCCCTCCTGGCTGCTGTTCACGTGAGCCCCTCAGCCCTCTCATTACCTGTGAGAGGACAAGGGACTTACATTCCCCTCAGGAAAGCTTGCACAGCAGCAGGTCTGATGCTGGAGAAGTTGAGGAGGCTGCAGCCTGCCTACCACCAAACTGGTGTCCCTATCACAATAAAAGTGACAGCACGTGGGGCACCCACCGTCGCCATGCTGCCCAGGAAGCTGACTAGCGCTTCCAACGGGTCAGCGGCAAGGaactatgctcactgctcctagCATGCTAGTGCTGGCTTCACAAAAGTTTGCTCCAACCTGAAAGTCCCTCACAGCCACAgataaactaagggcttgtctacatcagaaagttgcagcgctggtgagggggttacagcgctgcaacttaggaggtgtacacatctgcagggcaccaccagcgctgcaactccctgtttgcagcgctggccgtactcccgttttgtctcgggtgtagaggatccagcgctggtgatccagcgctggtaatcaagtatagacacttaacagcgcttttcttgacctccgtggaataagcaggtatcccagcatacctgaggaagcctctggtaatcaagctggtctccttccccggctttctctcgcgttccccgaaccccgagcaagcaggtctccttccctgcggtttgcagggtggttcggggaacgcgagagcaaaccgggaaaggagaccagcttcgccgcggtttgctctctcgttccccgaacccccgaacaagcaggtctccttccctgcggtttgcagggtggttcggggaacgcgagagcaaaccgcggcgaagctggtctcctttcccggtttgctctctcgttccccgaacccccgagcaagcgggtctccttccctgcggtttgcagggtggttcggggaacgcgagagcaaaccgcagcgaagctggtctcctttcccggtttgctctctcgttccccgaacccccgaacaagcaggtctccttccctgcggtttgcagggtggttcggggaacgcgagagcaaaccgcggcgaagctggtctcctttcccggtttgctctctcgttccccgaacccccgagcaagcaggtctccttccctgcggtttgcagggtggttcggggaacgcgagagcaaaccgcggcgaagctggtctcctttcccggtttgctctctcgttccccgaacaagcaggtctccttccctgcggtttgcagggtggttcggggaacgcgagagcaaaccgggaaaggagaccagcttcgctgcggtttgctctcgcgttccccgaacaagcaggtctccttccctgcggtttgcagggtggttcggggaacgcgagagcaaaccgcggcgaagctggtctcctttcccggtttgctctcgcgttccccgaaccccccttgaagccgcccaacagcgctgcagtgtggccacatctaacaccacttgcagcgctggttgctgtaagtgtggccactctgcagcgctggccctatacagctgtactaatacagctgtaacaaccagcgctgcaaaattttagatgtagacatggcctaagagtgGAAGTGCTTAGGCTGCTTCCTTGCTTGCTCCATTTCTGGGTCCTGCTGGCGAGTAAAggtctccccctgcacctgggatCAGAACAGACGCACTGGAGTCTGCACTTGGAGCTGCACTGACACCCAGAGTGCCCTTTGATGTCTGCTGTGTCAGCAGAACATAACTCCAAATGGCAAAGGGGAGACTTTTTATAGCCAGcggctgggcagggtgggggagcttTTCCTCAAGAGCAGTGAGGCTCTCAGAGACAAGCTCTGCCCATCCTTGCCCCAGGGGATCTGGGCTCTGTCACGCCTGCAGTGAAGTCTGATGGTAGGACCAAGCTAGCCACATCTCAGATACTGGTAAAGCTGCTCAGTGCTTGCACATCAAGTTCAGCCCTCACTACTAAAAAGAAACCCTCCACCACTAGATGTGACAAGGTGACCTGGGGAACACAGGAAGCACCTACCTGTGAAAGATGCTGCTGCAGCCACATCCTTACACACACCCTGCCAGCCTGGCATCAGGCACTGGAGTAGCTGAACCACTGTGATCTGGGGCATGCAAGGGCAGGGTGTAAGGAGACATCATTGTGCAGGGGAACTGGAGTGCAGCTTATGGGGTGGGGTGAGAAGCATTTCAGAGACCGTCCCCCCTTGCAACGGGCCTAGGCTGGAGTAATTCAGAGGTTGCtctgggggagaagctgggactcAGCTGTGGCAGGGTGGGAGAGGCCCCCTGCATATTAATACAGGAGGCCTCTGACAGAAGCACCTCATGCAAAAAGATCTGGGCTTCTTGGATCTCTCAGATCTCCAAGGCAATAAGAGCAGACAGCCACCCCCAGCACCAGGAGTGGTGTCACGGTGTGGGAGTAAGGTTCTGTCTCTTCTCTGTAGCCCCAGCAGGATAGGGGAGGGGGCACATGAGGTGACTGAAGCTGGCAGCCTTCTATACAGTCAGTTCAATCTAAAGGTCAGAGGGTATCTGGAGATAATGAGCATCTAATAAAAGCACAACAGTGACTAGTACCAACAGACTAAGTTCCTCTGGCTGAAGCTTGGTGGGAGGGGGACTGGAAAAGTCACTTAGGACAAGGTGTGTTTTACAGGGAGGCAACCCAGCTGGAGGTACTTGGACAAGTTTTGCTAAGAGGAACCAGTGGTCCTGGGGGAGAATGGCATGGAGAATAAAGCCACAAGGAACACACCAGCAAGAGAGCATGTCAGGGCAGCCTGGGAGAACAGGCTCTGGGGTTACAGCTGCACATGCTTCTTACTGCAGGGTCCCAGCCCTAGTCTCCCTCCTCACcaggcgctaggggtttgagcgccctaggcggatggcaatttcgctgccccgcgcgctggtcccgcggctccgctggagctgccgcagtggtgcctgtggagggtctggtgctccgtggctccggtggagctgctgcagtcgtgcctgcgggaggtccaccggagccgcgcgggcagccgaccgtccgcagccatgactgcggcagctccactggcgctgcctgctgccccctccggcaaaacggcgcccaccatttattctggcgccctaggcaattgcctaggctgcctaaatggtagcgccggccctgctccccacccatgGGTCCCACTTATGGAGAGAATCAGAAACAGGATCCTGGTACTCTGCCCAATCACTTCCAGGCAGCAAGATCTCAATTGCCCCAGCTCCTTTGGGTCCATCCCAT encodes the following:
- the LOC127035591 gene encoding cytochrome c oxidase assembly protein COX14 is translated as MVSARQLADAGYKAFSGSMMLLTVYGGYLCSARAYRYFQRQRALRQLEQNPPSTD